In Bacillus sp. SB49, a single window of DNA contains:
- a CDS encoding Na(+)/H(+) antiporter subunit F1: MDSVASFTKTLVDISATIAIIAVAVSVIMLLYRAITGPTNPDRAVALDIIGINLMALAGLLAILLVTTKFNDVVLLIGILLFIGTVALAKFLEKGVIIERDMD; the protein is encoded by the coding sequence ATGGACAGCGTAGCAAGTTTCACAAAAACCCTCGTGGATATTTCGGCAACCATTGCTATTATCGCCGTTGCCGTTTCCGTCATCATGCTCCTTTATCGTGCCATCACCGGTCCTACGAACCCGGACAGGGCGGTTGCGCTTGATATTATAGGCATCAACTTGATGGCATTGGCAGGATTACTCGCCATCCTGCTTGTGACAACCAAATTTAATGATGTCGTCTTATTGATTGGGATCCTGCTGTTTATAGGTACGGTTGCCCTGGCGAAATTCCTAGAAAAGGGTGTTATCATTGAGCGGGACATGGATTAA
- a CDS encoding Na(+)/H(+) antiporter subunit C, with protein sequence MELIMAVLAGLLFATGIYNLLQRQLLRIIIGTALISHGAHLFILTMGELKRGAPPVLTEGVENYADPLPQALILTSIVISFGVTSLLLVLAYRAAKINGTDNMEQLRGNDYE encoded by the coding sequence ATGGAACTCATCATGGCCGTACTTGCCGGACTATTATTCGCAACAGGAATCTATAACCTCCTTCAAAGACAACTGTTGCGCATCATTATCGGGACCGCACTGATTTCGCACGGAGCCCACCTCTTCATCCTAACCATGGGTGAACTGAAACGCGGGGCTCCACCGGTGTTGACCGAAGGAGTAGAAAATTATGCAGATCCGCTGCCGCAAGCATTAATTTTGACATCCATCGTCATAAGCTTCGGTGTCACAAGTCTACTACTCGTATTAGCTTATCGGGCCGCTAAGATCAACGGCACCGATAATATGGAGCAATTGAGGGGTAACGATTATGAGTAA
- a CDS encoding YrhC family protein, with protein sequence MESTEWKKKIADYKRFIMTLLIFSSYLYIGTLISLYEYGTATYMYLYPLIGAALITAFLMTMKIRKWQRLSADK encoded by the coding sequence ATGGAATCTACCGAATGGAAAAAGAAGATAGCCGACTATAAGCGGTTTATCATGACTTTACTGATATTCAGCAGTTATTTATATATTGGAACTTTAATCAGCCTTTATGAGTATGGAACGGCTACCTATATGTATCTGTACCCATTAATCGGCGCGGCGCTGATCACTGCCTTCCTCATGACTATGAAAATAAGAAAATGGCAGCGGCTGTCGGCAGATAAATAA
- a CDS encoding Na+/H+ antiporter subunit A yields the protein MLVAVLLPFIIAIFIPFLSKWKDKIHTGYFVTIVPVLIFIFFIRYIGSGFEPVISEYSWIPSLDMNMVFHLDGLSLLFVLLISGIGSLVAFYSIFYLSKTEQLGHFYVYFLIFMGSMLGVVLSDNVFALYSFWEFTSLSSFLLIGFWNFKKESRYGALKSMLITVFGGLSLLGALVFMTILTNTTSIRGMIEQQDLILNSEFFPLILVLLLLGAFTKSAQFPFHIWLPDAMEAPTPVSAYLHSATMVKAGIYLVARYSPMLSANEWFFIIVSTAGIVTLCWGSYMAVRQTDLKGILAFSTISQLGMIMAMLGFGTKVAVFAAVFHILNHATFKGSLFMIAGIVDHETGTRDIRKLGGLMTYLPMTATLAVFASFSMAGVPLPFLNGFYSKEMFFDASLELEAATTGFAGFLQMVIPYLAVFGSIFTFVYSMYFFFGTFRGKAKLEELPKKPHEAPIGMLVSPFILVAGVIIIGLFPGLINESFIAHAAEAVKGTAIEKEIYFWHGLIPPFIMSLAVVVFGTILALSIKVWQPVYRFLPGVLSANKVYDGAVARLESYSTTVTKGYMNGSLGRYVRLILSAIIIVTFVMMAITGGFSIDTSNLADITAPEILVAVTMVIAALGTALTNNRIAAILILGVVGYGLAMLFVLYRAPDLALTQLIVETVTVALFLLVFYHLPKLKKKDDALSTKVLNLIISIGFGAMMTMVAISSHSSKWFETISQYFVDNSYKLGGGDNIVNVILVDFRGLDTLFEVVVLGIAAMAIFALIRFRKDKGEE from the coding sequence ATGCTGGTGGCTGTATTATTGCCTTTTATCATTGCTATTTTCATTCCATTTCTCAGTAAATGGAAAGACAAAATCCACACAGGCTATTTCGTAACAATCGTGCCTGTCCTCATCTTCATCTTCTTCATCCGTTATATCGGATCAGGTTTTGAACCTGTTATTTCGGAGTACAGCTGGATACCATCGCTTGATATGAATATGGTCTTCCATCTGGATGGACTGAGTCTGCTCTTCGTACTTTTGATTAGTGGTATCGGTTCCCTGGTTGCTTTCTATTCCATCTTCTACTTAAGCAAGACGGAGCAACTGGGTCATTTTTATGTGTACTTTCTAATCTTTATGGGATCGATGCTTGGAGTTGTCCTTTCGGATAACGTGTTCGCCCTCTACAGTTTCTGGGAATTCACATCGCTTTCCTCATTCTTGTTGATCGGTTTCTGGAACTTTAAGAAAGAGTCCAGATACGGTGCATTAAAATCCATGCTGATCACTGTATTCGGGGGGTTAAGCCTGCTGGGTGCGCTTGTGTTCATGACGATACTTACGAATACGACGAGTATTCGCGGAATGATCGAGCAGCAGGATCTGATTTTGAACAGCGAATTTTTTCCGCTGATTTTAGTATTGCTTCTTTTGGGCGCCTTTACTAAATCCGCTCAGTTCCCTTTCCACATCTGGCTCCCGGATGCGATGGAAGCGCCGACACCTGTCAGTGCCTACCTGCACTCCGCTACGATGGTTAAGGCAGGTATTTACTTGGTGGCACGGTATTCACCGATGCTTTCTGCCAATGAGTGGTTTTTCATTATCGTATCCACAGCGGGTATTGTAACTTTGTGCTGGGGATCTTATATGGCTGTAAGACAGACAGACTTGAAGGGTATTCTGGCCTTCTCCACGATCAGCCAGCTCGGTATGATTATGGCTATGCTCGGATTTGGTACGAAAGTAGCCGTATTCGCAGCGGTATTCCATATTTTAAACCACGCGACATTTAAAGGAAGTCTATTTATGATTGCCGGTATCGTAGACCACGAAACCGGTACAAGGGACATTCGGAAACTTGGCGGCTTGATGACCTACCTGCCGATGACCGCAACGCTTGCCGTATTTGCATCCTTCTCCATGGCCGGTGTTCCTTTACCGTTTTTAAACGGGTTCTATAGTAAAGAAATGTTTTTCGATGCTTCCTTGGAACTGGAAGCTGCAACGACAGGTTTTGCAGGATTCCTCCAGATGGTTATCCCTTATTTGGCAGTTTTCGGAAGCATATTCACCTTCGTCTATTCCATGTATTTCTTCTTCGGAACATTCCGTGGCAAGGCGAAACTAGAGGAGCTTCCTAAAAAGCCGCACGAAGCACCGATCGGGATGCTTGTATCACCATTCATTCTCGTAGCTGGCGTCATCATTATTGGTCTGTTTCCGGGGCTGATTAATGAATCGTTTATCGCCCATGCTGCAGAAGCAGTGAAAGGAACAGCCATCGAGAAAGAGATTTACTTCTGGCACGGCTTGATTCCACCATTCATTATGTCTCTTGCCGTTGTCGTATTCGGTACGATTTTAGCACTGTCCATTAAAGTATGGCAGCCGGTGTACCGCTTCCTTCCAGGGGTACTGAGTGCAAATAAAGTTTATGATGGAGCAGTCGCTCGTTTAGAGAGCTACTCCACTACAGTTACAAAAGGATACATGAACGGATCTTTGGGAAGATACGTACGTCTGATCCTATCAGCGATCATTATTGTAACGTTTGTCATGATGGCTATTACAGGAGGATTCTCCATCGACACCTCCAACCTGGCCGACATCACAGCGCCCGAAATTCTCGTCGCTGTAACAATGGTCATTGCCGCGCTTGGAACGGCGCTAACGAATAACCGGATAGCAGCGATTCTCATTCTTGGTGTCGTCGGTTACGGGTTAGCTATGCTATTTGTCCTTTACCGTGCTCCAGACCTTGCTCTGACCCAGCTTATCGTAGAGACGGTAACAGTAGCTCTCTTCCTGCTCGTCTTCTACCATCTTCCGAAGCTTAAGAAGAAAGACGATGCATTAAGTACGAAAGTATTGAATTTAATCATTTCCATCGGATTCGGAGCGATGATGACGATGGTTGCCATCAGTTCCCACAGCAGTAAGTGGTTCGAAACCATTTCTCAATACTTCGTCGATAACTCCTATAAGCTGGGCGGGGGAGACAACATTGTCAACGTCATTCTTGTCGACTTCCGTGGACTGGATACATTATTCGAAGTGGTCGTATTAGGCATTGCTGCAATGGCGATTTTCGCATTAATCCGATTTAGAAAAGATAAGGGGGAGGAGTAA
- a CDS encoding Na+/H+ antiporter subunit E, with protein sequence MPLQIVINIIIAIMWMFLSETYNFSSFLVGYILGIVLLFVLRRFIPDSFYMKRAWKFLQLILLFIRELILSNIDIVKHVYKPKLNVQPGIFALPVDVKTNFEITLLANLISLTPGTLSVIVSEDHTKIYIHAMDMPDVEKSVNDIKETFERMILEVTR encoded by the coding sequence ATGCCTTTACAAATCGTTATAAACATCATTATTGCTATCATGTGGATGTTCCTTAGTGAAACGTACAATTTCTCTTCCTTTCTTGTTGGATATATTCTCGGTATCGTTTTATTGTTCGTTCTGCGAAGGTTCATCCCTGATTCTTTCTACATGAAACGTGCCTGGAAGTTCCTTCAGCTCATCCTCTTATTCATAAGAGAATTGATTTTATCTAACATTGATATCGTCAAACACGTGTACAAGCCCAAGCTGAATGTTCAACCAGGGATTTTCGCGCTGCCGGTAGATGTCAAGACAAATTTTGAAATTACGCTGCTGGCTAATTTAATATCCCTGACACCCGGTACCCTGTCGGTCATCGTGAGCGAAGACCATACAAAAATTTATATCCATGCAATGGATATGCCGGACGTTGAGAAGTCTGTGAATGATATTAAAGAGACATTTGAACGTATGATCTTGGAGGTGACGAGATAA
- a CDS encoding Na+/H+ antiporter subunit D — MSNLAVLPIILPLLAGIIVAFIHKKTALARNISKLFAVFNLAVVIYAFWQVKSNGTLVLELGDWQAPFGIVLVGDLLSMTLVLTTNVVAVACVFFAPQSLSEKEESFYFYTFFFMLIAGVSGAFLTGDLFNLFVFFEVLLMASYGLIVLGNGKAQLRESIKYVLINLFSSMLFVTTISFLYSVVGTVNMAQIAERVQEVNQDGILTTIGILLFFVFATKAAVFPLYYWLPRPYISPNPVVSALFGALLTKVGIYSILRTFTLMFNQEVQLTHSLFIILAGLTMIFGVVGALSTNNVKLIVAYNIIPAVGFMLMGIGIFTEVSISGTVYYLVHDMIIKSVLFLLVGAVVYVAGTSDLRKMGGLIHHYPVLGWLFFVATLVLAGIPPFSGFIGKLQLLRGGLAEEEIGIVIIALLSSLMILFSMIRIFIRGFWGEKTDIPIPERKKKGTRMAWPAAGLLTLSVLLGVGAELFYPTIQSIAQYLMDPQIYIDSVLKE; from the coding sequence ATGAGTAACTTAGCTGTACTACCTATCATCCTGCCGCTTTTAGCCGGCATTATCGTCGCATTCATCCACAAAAAGACAGCACTTGCCAGGAACATATCTAAACTATTCGCTGTCTTTAATCTTGCTGTCGTCATCTACGCCTTCTGGCAGGTAAAAAGCAACGGCACTCTCGTTCTTGAATTAGGGGATTGGCAGGCTCCGTTCGGAATTGTACTCGTCGGCGACCTGTTATCCATGACCCTTGTTTTAACAACGAACGTCGTCGCTGTCGCGTGCGTATTTTTCGCCCCGCAGTCACTCTCTGAGAAAGAAGAATCCTTTTACTTCTATACATTCTTCTTTATGCTGATTGCAGGCGTCAGCGGGGCTTTTCTTACAGGTGACTTGTTCAACCTCTTCGTATTCTTTGAAGTACTGTTGATGGCGTCTTACGGCCTCATTGTTTTAGGAAATGGAAAAGCTCAGCTTCGTGAATCCATTAAGTATGTATTGATCAACCTGTTTTCTTCCATGTTGTTCGTTACGACCATCTCTTTCCTTTACTCTGTTGTCGGGACCGTAAACATGGCTCAAATAGCAGAGCGTGTACAGGAAGTGAATCAGGATGGAATCTTGACGACAATCGGGATCCTGCTTTTCTTCGTTTTCGCAACGAAGGCAGCTGTATTCCCTCTTTACTATTGGCTGCCAAGACCTTATATTTCACCCAATCCTGTAGTATCTGCCCTTTTCGGTGCATTGCTTACAAAAGTCGGAATCTATTCGATCCTACGAACATTCACTTTGATGTTTAATCAGGAAGTTCAGCTTACCCACTCCCTGTTTATCATCCTCGCAGGTTTGACGATGATTTTCGGAGTGGTCGGAGCGCTCTCCACGAACAATGTTAAATTGATTGTCGCCTATAACATCATTCCTGCTGTTGGATTTATGTTAATGGGCATTGGAATCTTCACGGAAGTTTCCATCAGCGGAACGGTGTACTATCTGGTTCATGATATGATCATCAAGAGTGTACTCTTCCTCCTTGTCGGCGCTGTGGTTTACGTAGCAGGAACTTCCGACCTCAGAAAAATGGGAGGATTGATTCACCACTACCCTGTCCTCGGCTGGTTATTTTTTGTCGCTACCCTTGTACTTGCGGGTATCCCACCGTTCAGCGGCTTTATCGGTAAACTTCAGCTGCTGCGCGGAGGGCTTGCAGAGGAAGAAATCGGAATCGTGATCATCGCTCTGCTTTCCAGTTTGATGATCCTCTTCTCCATGATCCGCATTTTCATTCGTGGTTTTTGGGGAGAAAAAACAGATATTCCAATTCCTGAACGTAAAAAGAAAGGCACACGTATGGCTTGGCCGGCCGCCGGTCTGCTTACTCTATCCGTTCTTTTGGGAGTCGGTGCAGAATTATTCTACCCGACGATCCAGTCCATCGCCCAGTATTTGATGGATCCGCAAATCTATATTGATTCTGTGTTAAAGGAGTAG
- a CDS encoding sporulation histidine kinase inhibitor Sda, whose protein sequence is MKQLSDSLLIQSYHKAIELNLSEEFIQQIEAEMKKRSLNHRLRKQISQVG, encoded by the coding sequence ATGAAACAGTTATCTGATTCCCTACTCATACAATCTTACCACAAAGCCATTGAACTCAATCTCTCAGAAGAATTCATACAACAAATTGAAGCAGAAATGAAAAAACGGTCCCTCAACCACCGCCTCAGAAAGCAAATATCCCAAGTAGGTTAA
- the mnhG gene encoding monovalent cation/H(+) antiporter subunit G yields the protein MSGTWINIIFDIIICLSLLSGAFFLISGSIGILRFPDVYTRLHAATKSSTLGVAGIMIGAFLFLYVEHDIVSGKLLLGIVFVLLSAPVSGHMISRAAYRSGVPLWENSIKDEYAEVLKEEQKRQMPDK from the coding sequence TTGAGCGGGACATGGATTAACATCATATTTGACATCATCATCTGCCTTTCACTGCTCAGCGGTGCTTTCTTCCTCATATCGGGATCCATCGGTATTTTAAGATTTCCGGACGTATATACAAGGCTGCATGCGGCCACGAAGAGTTCGACTCTGGGTGTGGCAGGTATTATGATCGGAGCATTTCTTTTCCTGTATGTGGAACACGACATCGTAAGTGGAAAATTACTGCTCGGCATCGTATTCGTACTGTTGAGCGCACCGGTTTCCGGACATATGATTTCACGTGCTGCTTACCGCAGCGGCGTCCCTTTATGGGAAAACAGCATTAAAGATGAATACGCTGAAGTTTTGAAGGAAGAACAAAAGCGGCAGATGCCGGATAAATAA
- the sigK gene encoding RNA polymerase sporulation sigma factor SigK encodes MSSLIASILYFFKESLFFMSYVKNQAFPNPLSSEEEAEQLKLMQEGSHEARNKLIEHNLRLVAHIVKKFENTKEDFEDLISIGTIGLIKGIESYSTGKGTKLATYAARCIENEILMHLRSTKKTNKDVSLQDPIGHDKEGNELNLLDILQADVTDIVEEIQLHMELEKIKDFITILDEREKEVIIFRYGLNSTEEKTQREIAKELGISRSYVSRIEKRALMKIFHEFYKQSKQGKK; translated from the coding sequence GTGAGCAGTCTGATCGCTTCTATCCTATACTTTTTTAAAGAGTCCCTCTTCTTCATGTCCTACGTTAAGAACCAGGCCTTTCCGAACCCGCTGTCCTCCGAAGAAGAAGCGGAGCAGTTGAAATTGATGCAGGAAGGCAGTCATGAGGCAAGGAACAAACTAATCGAACATAACCTTCGTCTCGTTGCTCATATCGTTAAAAAATTCGAAAACACGAAAGAGGATTTCGAGGATTTAATTTCTATTGGAACGATCGGCCTCATCAAAGGAATCGAAAGCTATTCGACAGGCAAAGGAACGAAACTCGCCACCTATGCTGCGAGATGTATCGAAAATGAGATTCTAATGCACCTCAGATCGACGAAAAAGACAAATAAGGACGTTTCCCTTCAAGACCCCATAGGACACGACAAAGAGGGTAATGAGCTTAATTTACTCGATATCCTGCAGGCGGACGTAACGGATATCGTCGAAGAAATCCAACTTCATATGGAATTAGAGAAAATCAAGGACTTCATTACTATTCTCGATGAGCGGGAAAAAGAAGTGATCATTTTCCGCTATGGATTAAATTCCACGGAAGAAAAGACTCAGAGGGAAATAGCAAAGGAACTCGGCATCTCAAGAAGTTATGTCTCTCGCATTGAAAAGAGAGCCCTTATGAAGATATTCCACGAATTCTATAAACAGAGTAAACAAGGAAAGAAATAA